Proteins co-encoded in one Ziziphus jujuba cultivar Dongzao chromosome 9, ASM3175591v1 genomic window:
- the LOC107427404 gene encoding serine/threonine-protein kinase ATR isoform X7 — translation MASLSSLVRELRERIAASSSTPPTNVDDEALDARFRAVLPHLLHTYVVPSPSAREREVIAVLKLLSHIARNFPGVFYHGKPSAILPVVGRILPFFAESVFRSRHGVIFETVGSLLSLLRTGARDAYRLFFIDAMLAVEGLTLRCFCKSFDGIFSDPAHLGDLPASNKPVDGTGILINLTGKLRWQPFATWMIKLLGKCLTEGTLYVEGLIDVPLIMAACSLLCYGDADLHMACFDFVCIIGSVVNFDILPHQNIIQSMCVILNEDKEGLPVFRNTVYDSSLGGCLNALHSGCPDDVVKLTAADLVNVFPQSMRRTKSQELKVALCSAYIRIAKICSPHVWRPESLVSTLFLLEPCFPLIDCFQVALSILGPYHIGGQVTSDSDVGQLTVDVLQVENFRVGEKRPIHDVDAFKTKRQKVDEEAMASDTSIQVEQKHTHVVTCEGSDDYATYIRASLVSFVEFLKPPMVKPDTLRPDLALGALSMLCIAFCRYPNTNLSLRIFQQMFSWLPWIVEQSKQGNSITLDISFYLGGIHSILLLQIGTDFMNSKLLQIKDDDADLVHILLKLPWSHSFAFTEPNHLWKTKCISIQVACKLVRSIRSETDLEILDLGLHDETEEVRYEAVISMPVVVFWSGLCVLSHIFRMLEFLGGEKHEKVKNIIPFSLGYLSCLYGSCHAGYECRLYLNMNNEKHSETVDYLLQGFWCPKCDKSVHGNNKPCSKTLVPDMHGRKISLEDCNFIHLQSLFFELIYDELSEDVQVSCVQNMRRILIHVTTNILTETGSEWIRCIEFLLLNKKKAVREAFCTQISSFLEDSVLNCLFSEGVEPKKSNEQKFMDMIKHALAATEDTQIFETLLESTAEIIIAVDHRNQLFLFSLTLLVDQLDNVHMTVRTNASRLIHKACHNKGGLELILSKVVHVRNELFDYLSARLSSRPIMIREFAEAVLGVETEELVKKMIPVVLPKLVVLHQDNDQAVDTLYELAKCLNTDMVPLIVNWIPKVLAFALHQADGQELIPALQFYQTQTGFGKQEIFAAALPALLNELVCFLDDIDSDEIDRRLARIPEMIKEVARVLTDTEDLPNFLRNHFVGLLNIIDKKMLHSENSSLQKQALKRIEMLIKMMGSQLSTYVPKLMVLLMHAIKKKSLQSEGISLLHFFIEQLAEVSPSSTKYLISQVFAALLPFLERDKENPTAHLDKVVKILEELVLKNKIFLKQDICEFPPLPSIPALSKVNKVIQEARGSKTLKDQLQDVVDGLNHENLNVRYMVVCELTKLLNLRRDDITALVTAEGGRNMDLLSSLITSLLRGCAEESRTKVGQQLKQVCADCLGALGAVDPAKVKGISCQRFKIECSDDDLIYELIHKHLARAFRAAPDTIIQDSAALAIQELLKIAGCEASLDENATASNAESLKDKESPKLAAAGINGTSSSTEMSRRGQRLWDRFSNYVKEIIAPCLTSRFQFPNVADSAFVGPIYQPSMSFRRWIFLWIKKLTAHATGSRASIFTACRVIVRQDMQTAVYLLPYLVLNVVCHGSQEARCGITEEILTVLAAVSENSGAAVYGVNGGQSEVCIQAVFTLLDNLGQWVDDVKQELALSQSFQSLSSKQQASKLKDHGQNSLVEQDQLLVQCKNVSELLSAIPKVRLAKASLRCQAYARSLMYFESYVRGKSGSFNPAAERSGIFEDEDISYLMEIYSCLDEPDGLSGLASLRKSLGLQDQLLINKKAGNWAEVLTSCEQALQMKPTSIQRHSDVLNCLLNMYHLQAMVTHVDGLNSRIPEYKKMWCMQGVQAAWRLGRWELMGDYLSGADEEGLLCNISDSNASFDMDVAMILQAMMKKDNQLSVSKKIALSKQALIAPLAAAGMDSYMRAYPIIMKLHLLWELEDFHTLLSGDSFLDKKLNLGDLRFSKVIQNWENRLRITQPSLWAREPLLAFRRIVFGASGLDAQVGDCWLQYAKLCRMAGHYETANRAILEAQASGAPNVHMEKAKLLWSTRRSDGAIATLQQSLLNMPMEVVGSAAISSITSLSLVPLNPPPLVCNTQALNENQDIAKALLLYSRWIHYTGQKQKEDVINLYSRVRELQPKWEKGFFYMAKYCDEVLADARKRQEENFELGPRTISSTSAVVVSSNLINEKRWWSYMPDVLLFYAKGLHRGHKNLFQALPRLLTLWFDFGSFYQRSGASSNKDLKSVHVKVMSVMRGCLKDLPTYQWLTVLPQLVSRICHQNEEVVRLVKSIITSVLRQYPQQALWIMAAVSKSTVPSRREAAAEIIQAARKGFNQGNGGSNLFIQFASLVDHLIKLCFHAGQSKAKTINISTEFSALKRMMPLGIIMPIQQSLTVNLPTLDGNLADSSDIFSVADLPTVSGIGDEAEILSSLQRPKKVVLLGSDGIQRPFLCKPKDDLRKDARMMEFTAMINRLLSKYPESRQRKLYIRTFAVIPLTEDCGMVEWVPHTRGLRHILQDIYITCGKFDRQTTNPQIKRIYDQCQSKMPEDEMLKNKILPMFPPVFHKWFLTTFSEPAAWFRARVAYAHTTAVWSMVGHIVGLGDRHGENILFDSTTGDCVHVDFSCLFDKGLQLEKPELVPFRLTQNMIDGLGITGYEGIFLRVCEITLSVLRTHRGTLMSILETFIHDPLVEWTKSHKSSGVEVQNPHAQLAISNIEARLQGVVVGVGAAPSLPLAVEGQARRLITEAVSHKNLGKMYIWWMPWF, via the exons ATGGCGAGCCTGTCGAGCTTGGTGCGCGAACTCCGAGAACGCATAGCTGCTTCCTCTTCAACTCCTCCAACCAATGTAGACGACGAGGCTTTGGATGCTAGATTCCGAGCCGTCCTTCCTCATCTCCTCCACACCTACGTCGTCCCTTCTCCTTCTg CCAGGGAGAGGGAAGTCATAGCTGTTTTAAAGCTCCTCTCTCATATTGCAAGGAACTTTCCAGGGGTCTTTTACCATGGCAAGCCCAGCGCTATTCTACCTGTCGTTGGTCGAATTTTGCCTTTCTTTGCAGAATCTGTGTTTCG TTCTAGGCATGGTGTGATTTTTGAGACTGTTGGATCGCTTCTATCTCTGCTTCGTACTGGAGCACGGGATGCTTATCGTCTGTTTTTCATTGATGCCATGTTAGCGGTTGAAG GATTGACTTTAAGGTGTTTTTGCAAGTCATTTGATGGAATTTTCAGTGATCCTGCTCATCTTGGAGATCTTCCAGCAAGTAATAAACCTGTAGATGGCACTGGTATCTTGATTAACCTTACAGGAAAACTAAGGTGGCAACCTTTTGCAACTTGGATGATTAAGCTTCTTGGTAAATGCTTAACTGAAGGAACTCTCTATGTGGAAGGACTTATTGATGTGCCACTTATTATGGCTGCATGTTCTCTTTTATGTTATGGCGATGCTGATTTGCATATG GCATGTTTTGATTTTGTATGCATCATTGGATCGGTGGTAAATTTTGACATTCTTCCTCATCAAAATATTATCCAGTCGATGTGTGTGATATTAAATGAGGACAAAGAAGGGCTTCCTGTATTTAG AAACACGGTATACGATTCATCCTTGGGTGGTTGTCTGAATGCACTACACTCGGGTTGTCCTGATGATGTTGTCAAGCTAACAGCTGCCGATTTGGTCAATGTATTTCCACAATCAATGAGAAGAACTAAAAGCCAGGAGCTTAAG GTTGCATTATGCAGTGCATACATACGAATTGCAAAGATTTGTTCTCCACATGTATGGAGGCCAGAATCTCTTGTTTCTACACTTTTCCTTCTAGAACCATGTTTCCCACTAATAGATTGCTTTCAAGTGGCCCTGTCTATACTTGGTCCCTATCACATTGGAGGACAAGTGACGAGTGATAGTGATGTGGGCCAATTGACAGTAGATGTTCTTCAAGTTGAAAATTTCAGGGTTGGGGAAAAGAGACCTATTCATGATGTGGATGCTTTCAAGACTAAACGCCAAAAAGTAGATGAAGAAGCTATGGCTTCTGATACTAGTATTCAGGTGGAGCAAAAGCACACTCATGTGGTTACCTGTGAAGGAAGTGACGATTATGCAACATATATACGTGCTTCACTTGTttcttttgttgaatttttaaaacctcCTATGGTTAAACCTGATACTTTAAGACCGGATCTTGCATTAGGAGCTCTTAGCATGCTTTGCATTGCCTTCTGTAGATATCCAAATACCAATCTGTCACTCAGAATCTTTCAACAGATGTTCTCATGGTTGCCCTGGATAGTGGAGCAG TCAAAGCAAGGAAATTCTATCACACTGGACATTTCATTCTACCTGGGAGGAATTCACAGCATATTACTTTTGCAAA TAGGTACTGATTTCATGAATAGTAAGCTGTTGCAAATCAAGGATGATGATGCCGATCTTGTACATATACTGCTAAAGTTGCCATGGAGCCATTCATTTGCATTTACTGAACCAAATCATCTTTGGAAAACAAAGTGCATTTCTATTCAAGTGGCATGCAAGCTTGTTCGTAGCATAAGATCTGAAACTGATCTTGAAATCTTGGATTTGGGTCTTCATGATGAGACTGAGGAAGTTCGATATGAAGCAGTGATATCCATGCCGGTGGTTGTCTTTTGGTCTGGTCTTTGTGTGCTATCACATATATTCAGAATGCTGGA GTTCTTGGGGGGAGAAAAACACGAAAAGGTTAAGAATATTATTCCGTTTTCTCTTGGCTACTTGTCATGCCTTTATGGATCTTGTCATGCTGGATATGAATGCAGATTATATTTGAATATGAACAATGAGAAACACAGTGAAACGGTAGACTATTTACTGCAAGGATTTTGGTGTCCAAAGTGTGACAAAAGTGTTCATGGTAATAATAAGCCTTGTTCGAAAACCTTGGTGCCAGATATGCACGGTAGGAAAATTAGTTTGGAGGACTGTAATTTCATCCATCTACAATCTCTCTTTTTTGAACTTATCTATGATGAGTTGTCAGAAGACGTCCAAGTTTCTTGCGTGCAAAATATGCGAAGGATCCTTATACATGTAACCACCAATATTCTGACTGAAACAGGATCGGAATGGATCAGatgtattgaatttttactcCTTAATAAAAAGAAGGCCGTTAGAGAAGCCTTTTGCACTCAGATTAGCTCATTCCTAGAGGATTCTGTTTTGAATTGTTTATTTTCTGAGGGGGTCGAGCCAAAAAAAAGTAACGAGCAAAAGTTTATGGACATGATTAAACATGCATTGGCAGCAACAGAAGATACTCAAATCTTTGAGACTCTTTTGGAATCTACCGCAGAAATAATTATTGCAGTTGATCATCGCAATCAACTGTTCTTGTTTTCTCTTACCTTACTGGTTGATCAGCTTGATAATGTACACATGACAGTGAGAACGAATGCATCAAGGTTGATACATAAAGCTTGCCATAATAAAGGAGGACTTGAACTAATTCTTTCAAAAGTTGTTCATGTTCGAAATGAACTATTTGATTATTTGTCTGCAAGGCTCTCTAGCCGTCCAATAATGATCAGAGAGTTTGCAGAAGCAGTTCTTGGTGTTGAAACCGAAGAACTTGTCAAGAAAATGATTCCTGTTGTCCTGCCCAAGCTCGTGGTTTTGCATCAGGATAATGATCAAGCAGTTGACACCTTGTATGAGTTGGCTAAGTGTCTAAACACTGATATGGTGCCTCTAATAGTTAATTGGATACCAAAAGTGCTAGCTTTTGCTCTCCACCAAGCAGATGGCCAAGAGTTGATACCTGCTTTGCAATTTTATCAGACCCAGACAGGTTTTGGCAAACAAGAAATCTTTGCAGCTGCATTACCTGCACTCTTAAATGAACTTGTATGTTTTTTGGATGACATTGATTCAGATGAAATAGATAGAAG GCTAGCAAGAATACCTGAGATGATTAAAGAAGTTGCTAGGGTTCTGACTGATACTGAGGATCTTCCGAACTTTTTGAGGAATCACTTTGTTGGCCTCCTTAACATTATTGACAAAAAGATGCTCCACTCAGAGAACTCCTCTCTGCAAAAACAAGCTTTAAAGCGTATTGAGATGCTGATTAAAATGATGGGTTCTCAACTTAGCACATATGTGCCTAAACTGATGGTTCTTCTTATGCATGCGATTAAGAAGAAATCGCTTCAAAGTGAGGGTATTTCCTTATTACATTTTTTCATTGAGCAGTTGGCAGAAGTCTCACCATCTAGCACCAAATATTTGATTTCTCAAGTTTTTGCTGCTCTTCTTCCCTTTTtagagagagataaagagaaTCCCACTGCACATTTAGAtaaagtggtaaaaatattggAAGAACTTGTACTGAAAAATAAGATTTTCTTAAAGCAGGATATCTGTGAGTTCCCTCCACTGCCCAGTATTCCAGCTCTATCAAAAGTTAACAAAGTTATTCAAGAAGCCCGGGGTTCAAAGACATTGAAGGATCAATTGCAAGATGTTGTTgatggtttgaatcatgagaaCTTAAATGTGAGATATATGGTAGTCTGCGAGTTGACCAAGTTACTGAACCTGAGAAGAGATGATATTACAGCATTGGTAACTGCTGAAGGGGGTAGAAACATGGATCTTTTGAGCTCTTTGATCACATCCTTACTAAGAGGATGTGCTGAAGAATCAAGGACCAAGGTGGGGCAGCAGCTGAAGCAGGTCTGTGCAGATTGCCTTGGGGCACTAGGTGCAGTTGACCCTGCAAAAGTCAAGGGCATTTCATGCCAACGCTTCAAAATTGAATGTTCTGATGATGaccttatttatgaattaattCACAAGCATCTTGCTAGGGCTTTTAGAGCTGCACCTGACACTATTATTCAAGATTCAGCTGCATTGGCCATACAGGAGCTGTTAAAGATTGCAGGTTGTGAGGCATCACTAGATGAAAATGCTACTGCTTCTAATGCAGAATCACTGAAGGATAAAGAATCTCCAAAGCTTGCTGCAGCTGGAATTAACGGTACCAGTAGTAGCACTGAGATGAGTAGGAGAGGTCAGAGATTGTGGGACCGATTCTCTAATTATGTTAAAGAGATAATAGCCCCTTGCTTAACCTCTAGATTTCAATTTCCAAATGTTGCTGATTCGGCATTTGTTGGACCAATTTACCAACCATCTATGTCTTTTAGAAGATGGATATTTTTGTGGATTAAAAAGCTGACGGCACATGCAACTGGTTCTCGTGCAAGTATTTTTACTGCTTGTCGAGTTATAGTGCGTCAGGATATGCAGACAGCAGTATATCTGCTGCCTTATCTAGTTCTTAATGTTGTTTGTCATGGAAGTCAGGAGGCACGTTGTGGAATAACAGAAGAAATCCTAACTGTTCTTGCTGCTGTCTCAGAGAATAGTGGGGCTGCAGTTTATGGAGTTAATGGTGGGCAAAGTGAAGTTTGCATTCAAGCTGTGTTCACTCTTCTTGATAATCTTGGCCAATGGGTGGATGATGTTAAACAAGAATTGGCTCTTTCTCAATCTTTTCAATCATTATCTTCTAAGCAACAAGCATCCAAGCTAAAGGATCATGGCCAAAATTCTTTGGTGGAACAGGACCAACTCCTTGTACAGTGTAAAAATGTTTCAGAGCTTTTGTCTGCAATTCCAAAGGTAAGACTTGCTAAGGCCTCCCTTAGATGTCAGGCATATGCAAGGTCTCTAATGTACTTTGAGTCTTACGTTAGAGGAAAGTCAGGTTCTTTCAACCCTGCAGCTGAGAGAAGTGGCATTTTTGAGGATGAAGATATTTCGTATCTAATGGAAATATATAGCTGTCTTGATGAGCCTGATGGTCTATCTGGGCTGGCATCTTTACGTAAATCTTTGGGATTACAAGACCAGCTTTTAATCAACAAAAAGGCAGGAAATTGGGCAGAGGTTTTAACTTCTTGTGAGCAAGCTTTGCAGATGAAACCCACTTCGATTCAAAGGCATTCAGATGTTCTTAATTGTTTACTAAACATGTACCATCTTCAGGCAATGGTTACTCATGTTGATGGTTTAAATTCTAGAATTCCTGAATATAAGAAAATGTGGTGCATGCAAGGTGTGCAGGCAGCATGGAGACTTGGCAGGTGGGAGTTGATGGGTGACTACCTTAGTGGAGCTGATGAAGAAGGTTTACTTTGTAACATTTCTGATAGTAATGCCTCATTTGATATGGATGTTGCAATGATTCTCCAGGCTATGATGAAGAAAGATAACCAGTTATCAGTTTCTAAGAAAATTGCCTTGTCCAAGCAGGCTCTGATTGCTCCTTTGGCTGCTGCAGGAATGGATTCCTACATGCGGGCTTACCCAATTATTATGAAACTTCACTTGCTATGGGAGCTGGAGGACTTTCACACTCTTCTTTCTGGTGACTCttttttggacaaaaaattaaatcttgGTGATTTGAGATTCTCAAAAGTGATACAAAACTGGGAAAATCGTCTCCGAATTACGCAGCCATCACTATGGGCTAGAGAACCACTTCTGGCTTTCAGAAGAATAGTTTTTGGTGCCTCTGGGCTTGATGCTCAAGTTGGTGACTGCTGGCTTCAATATGCAAAGCTCTGCCGCATGGCTGGTCATTATGAGACAGCAAACCGAGCAATCCTTGAAGCCCAAGCTTCAGGTGCACCTAATGTTCATATGGAGAAGGCTAAGCTTTTGTGGAGCACCAGACGTTCTGATGGTGCCATTGCAACGCTGCAACAATCTCTGTTGAACATGCCTATGGAGGTTGTAGGTTCTGCTGCAATATCATCAATTACTAGTCTTTCACTGGTTCCACTGAACCCACCACCTTTAGTTTGTAATACTCAGGCGTTGAATGAGAATCAAGATATTGCAAAGGCCCTTCTCCTCTATTCTAGGTGGATCCATTATACCGGACAGAAGCAGAAAGAAGATGTAATAAATCTTTATTCAAGAGTGAGAGAACTGCAGCCCAAGTGGGAGAAAGGGTTTTTTTATATGGCTAAATATTGTGATGAAGTTCTTGCTGACGCCAGGAAACGCCAGGAAGAGAATTTTGAACTAGGCCCCAGGACAATATCATCAACTAGTGCTGTTGTTGTCTCGTCAAATTTAATCAATGAGAAGCGTTGGTGGTCATACATGCCTgatgttcttttattttatgcCAAGGGGCTTCATAGGGGTCACAAGAATCTCTTTCAAGCGCTTCCTAGGCTGTTAACCCTGTGGTTTGACTTCGGGAGTTTTTATCAAAGAAGCGGTGCATCATCTAATAAGGATCTGAAAAGTGTCCATGTAAAG GTAATGAGTGTTATGCGAGGCTGCTTGAAGGATTTGCCAACATATCAGTGGTTAACAGTACTGCCTCAGTTGGTTTCCAGAATTTGCCACCAGAATGAAGAAGTTGTTCGGTTGGTCAAATCTATAATCACCTCAGTTCTGCGGCAATATCCACAACAAGCCCTTTGGATTATGGCAGCAGTCTCAAAGTCCACTGTTCCTTCTAGGCGGGAGGCGGCAGCAGAGATCATACAAGCTGCACGGAAAGGGTTCAACCAGGGAAATGGTGGCAGCAATTTGTTTATTCAGTTTGCCAGTCTGGTCGATCATTTAATTAAGTTGTGTTTTCATGCTGGTCAGTCAAAAGCAAAGACAATTAATATCTCAACTGAATTTAGTGCCTTGAAGAGGATGATGCCGCTGGGAATTATAATGCCCATTCAACAATCTCTTACTGTTAATCTACCGACATTGGATGGGAATCTCGCTGACTCTTCTGATATCTTTTCTGTGGCTGATCTTCCTACAGTATCAGGAATAGGTGATGAGGCTGAGATTCTTTCATCACTTCAGCGACCTAAAAAA GTTGTTCTATTGGGCAGTGATGGCATCCAACGTCCATTCCTCTGCAAACCCAAGGATGATCTTAGGAAAGATGCCCGTATGATGGAGTTCACTGCAATGATAAATCGTTTGTTGTCCAAATATCCAGAGAGCCGACAGAGGAAGCTCTATATTCGCACGTTTGCAGTGATTCCTTTAACGGAGGACTGTGGCATGGTAGAATGGGTGCCTCATACTCGTGGACTTCGGCATATCCTTCAAGACATATATATAACCTGTGGGAAATTTGATAGACAGACGACAAATCCTCAGATTAAACGGATTTATGATCAATGCCAAAGTAAAATGCCAGAAGATGAGATGCTAAAGAACAAAATTCTTCCAATGTTCCCTCCTGTTTTCCATAAATGGTTTTTGACCACCTTTTCTGAGCCAGCTGCTTGGTTTAGGGCACGGGTTGCTTATGCACACACTACTGCAGTTTGGTCCATGGTTGGGCATATTGTTGGCCTTGGTGATCGACATGGTGAAAACATTCTTTTCGATTCTACCACAGGTGACTGTGTTCATGTTGATTTTAGTTGCCTGTTTGACAAAGGCCTGCAGTTGGAGAAGCCTGAGCTGGTACCTTTCAGGCTGACTCAG AACATGATTGATGGCTTAGGCATCACTGGTTATGAGGGAATATTCTTAAGGGTATGTGAGATTACACTATCAGTATTGAGGACACATCGGGGGACTTTGATGAGTATTCTTGAAACCTTCATCCATGATCCTCTTGTAGAGTGGACGAAATCTCACAAGTCCAGTGGGGTAGAAGTTCAGAATCCACATGCACAG CTAGCCATCAGTAATATTGAGGCAAGGTTGCAAGGAGTAGTTGTTGGTGTTGGGGCAGCTCCATCTTTGCCTCTCGCTGTTGAAGGTCAGGCTCGTAGGTTAATTACTGAAGCAGTCTCACACAAAAATCTTGGGAAGATGTATATCTGGTGGATGCCATGGTTTTAG